One Malus sylvestris chromosome 14, drMalSylv7.2, whole genome shotgun sequence DNA segment encodes these proteins:
- the LOC126599758 gene encoding L-2-hydroxyglutarate dehydrogenase, mitochondrial-like isoform X2 — translation MLKSTLDRIVRSHRNVTSSCSISISSISGVPKEKVDCVVIGAGVVGLAVARELALKGREVLVLDSAPTFGTSTSSRNSEVIHAGIYYPTHSLKAKFCVRGRYLLYKYCSEHNIPHKQIGKLIVATGSSEIPNLHNLMHRGIQNGVDGLVMMEGSEAMRMEPELACLKALLSPLSGIVDTHSLMLSLVGEAENHGTTFSYNTTVIGGHIQQNHPCLHVSGTKTLENWNRKFPLQPEMILIPKLVVNSAGLSAPALAKRFDGLRTEHIPPSRLARGCYFTLSNTTICPFRHLIYPLPEDGGLGVHVTLDLNGQVKFGPDVEWIDGVDDVSSFLNKFDYSVCTNRKELFYPEIRKYYPNLKDGSLEPGYAGIRPKLSGPRQSPVDFQIQGEDVHGITGLVNLFGIESPGLTSSMGIAEHVATRFFRG, via the exons atgcTGAAAAGCACATTGGACAGAATTGTGAGGAGTCATCGTAATGTTACTTCTAGTTGCAGTATCAGTATCAGTAGCATCAGCGGAGTTCCCAAAGAGAAGGTAGATTGCGTGGTAATAGGGGCAGGTGTGGTGGGATTGGCAGTGGCGAGAGAGCTTGCTTTAAAGGGCAGAGAGGTGTTGGTGTTAGATTCAGCTCCCACCTTCGGCACTTCCACCAGCTCCCGCAACAGCGAGGTCATCCATGCCGGCATCTACTACCCGACCCATTCCCTCAAG GCGAAGTTTTGTGTTAGGGGAAGATATTTACTGTACAAATATTGCTCTGAACACAATATTCCTCATAAACAAATTGGTAAACTCATAGTTGCAACTGGGTCTTCTGAGATTCCCAATTTGCATAATCTAATGCATCGCGGGATTCAAAATGGAGTTGATGGTTTGGTAATGATGGAGGGTTCAGAAGCCATGAGAATGGAACCTGAATTGGCATGTTTGAAAGCCTTACTATCACCGCTTTCTGGGATTGTGGATACACATTCGCTCATGCTATCTTTGGTG GGAGAAGCTGAAAATCATGGCACAACCTTCTCCTATAATACTACTGTTATTGGTGGCCATATTCAACAAAATCATCCATGCCTTCATGTTTCTGGAACCAAAACCCTTGAAAATTGGAATAGAAAGTTTCCATTGCAACCAGAGATGATACTTATTCCTAAACTCGTTGTGAACTCTGCCGGCTTAAGTGCCCCTGCCCTTGCAAAGCGATTTGATGGCCTCCGAACTGAACATATTCCTCCTTCCCGTTTGGCTCGTGGATGCTACTTCACTTTATCAAATACTACAATCTGTCCGTTCAGACACTTGATTTATCCTCTACCAGAGGATGGTGGACTTGGTGTGCATGTTACCCTGGATTTAAATGGTCAGGTCAAGTTTGGCcctgatgtagaatggattgaTGGTGTTGATGATGTTTCAAGCTTCCTGAATAA GTTTGACTATTCTGTATGTACGAATCGCAAAGAGCTATTTTACCCAGAGATAAGGAAGTACTACCCAAATCTAAAGGATGGGTCTCTTGAGCCAGGCTATGCAGGGATTCGACCGAAGCTTTCAGGTCCTCGACAGTCTCCAGTTGATTTTCAGATACAG GGGGAGGATGTTCATGGGATAACTGGTCTCGTCAACCTTTTTGGAATAGAGTCGCCCGGTTTAACTTCAAGCATGGGAATTGCAGAGCACGTAGCAACGAGATTCTTCAGGGGGTAA
- the LOC126599758 gene encoding L-2-hydroxyglutarate dehydrogenase, mitochondrial-like isoform X1 codes for MLKSTLDRIVRSHRNVTSSCSISISSISGVPKEKVDCVVIGAGVVGLAVARELALKGREVLVLDSAPTFGTSTSSRNSEVIHAGIYYPTHSLKAKFCVRGRYLLYKYCSEHNIPHKQIGKLIVATGSSEIPNLHNLMHRGIQNGVDGLVMMEGSEAMRMEPELACLKALLSPLSGIVDTHSLMLSLVYLSPLIPIWVQGEAENHGTTFSYNTTVIGGHIQQNHPCLHVSGTKTLENWNRKFPLQPEMILIPKLVVNSAGLSAPALAKRFDGLRTEHIPPSRLARGCYFTLSNTTICPFRHLIYPLPEDGGLGVHVTLDLNGQVKFGPDVEWIDGVDDVSSFLNKFDYSVCTNRKELFYPEIRKYYPNLKDGSLEPGYAGIRPKLSGPRQSPVDFQIQGEDVHGITGLVNLFGIESPGLTSSMGIAEHVATRFFRG; via the exons atgcTGAAAAGCACATTGGACAGAATTGTGAGGAGTCATCGTAATGTTACTTCTAGTTGCAGTATCAGTATCAGTAGCATCAGCGGAGTTCCCAAAGAGAAGGTAGATTGCGTGGTAATAGGGGCAGGTGTGGTGGGATTGGCAGTGGCGAGAGAGCTTGCTTTAAAGGGCAGAGAGGTGTTGGTGTTAGATTCAGCTCCCACCTTCGGCACTTCCACCAGCTCCCGCAACAGCGAGGTCATCCATGCCGGCATCTACTACCCGACCCATTCCCTCAAG GCGAAGTTTTGTGTTAGGGGAAGATATTTACTGTACAAATATTGCTCTGAACACAATATTCCTCATAAACAAATTGGTAAACTCATAGTTGCAACTGGGTCTTCTGAGATTCCCAATTTGCATAATCTAATGCATCGCGGGATTCAAAATGGAGTTGATGGTTTGGTAATGATGGAGGGTTCAGAAGCCATGAGAATGGAACCTGAATTGGCATGTTTGAAAGCCTTACTATCACCGCTTTCTGGGATTGTGGATACACATTCGCTCATGCTATCTTTGGTG TATCTATCACCGTTAATCCCCATATGGGTGCAGGGAGAAGCTGAAAATCATGGCACAACCTTCTCCTATAATACTACTGTTATTGGTGGCCATATTCAACAAAATCATCCATGCCTTCATGTTTCTGGAACCAAAACCCTTGAAAATTGGAATAGAAAGTTTCCATTGCAACCAGAGATGATACTTATTCCTAAACTCGTTGTGAACTCTGCCGGCTTAAGTGCCCCTGCCCTTGCAAAGCGATTTGATGGCCTCCGAACTGAACATATTCCTCCTTCCCGTTTGGCTCGTGGATGCTACTTCACTTTATCAAATACTACAATCTGTCCGTTCAGACACTTGATTTATCCTCTACCAGAGGATGGTGGACTTGGTGTGCATGTTACCCTGGATTTAAATGGTCAGGTCAAGTTTGGCcctgatgtagaatggattgaTGGTGTTGATGATGTTTCAAGCTTCCTGAATAA GTTTGACTATTCTGTATGTACGAATCGCAAAGAGCTATTTTACCCAGAGATAAGGAAGTACTACCCAAATCTAAAGGATGGGTCTCTTGAGCCAGGCTATGCAGGGATTCGACCGAAGCTTTCAGGTCCTCGACAGTCTCCAGTTGATTTTCAGATACAG GGGGAGGATGTTCATGGGATAACTGGTCTCGTCAACCTTTTTGGAATAGAGTCGCCCGGTTTAACTTCAAGCATGGGAATTGCAGAGCACGTAGCAACGAGATTCTTCAGGGGGTAA